One genomic region from Ursus arctos isolate Adak ecotype North America unplaced genomic scaffold, UrsArc2.0 scaffold_17, whole genome shotgun sequence encodes:
- the DSG3 gene encoding desmoglein-3, with amino-acid sequence MTWLLFRTSRALAILMVLILVHGELRIETKGQHGEDDIAVQGKRRYKREWVKFAKPCREREDNSKKNPIAKITSDFQATQKITYRISGMGIDQPPFGIFVVDKNTGDINITAIVDREETPSFLITCHALNALGQDVEKPLILTVKILDVNDNPPVFSQSIFMGEIEENSASNSLVMILNATDADEPNHMNSKIAFKIVSQEPAGTAMFLLSRHTGEVRTLTSSLDREQVSSYRLIVSGADKDGEGLSTQCECSIKVKDVNDNFPMFRESQYSARIEENTLNSELLRFQVIDWDEEFTDNWLAVYFFTSGNEGNWFEIQTDPRTNEGILKVVKALDYEQLQNVQLGIAVKNKAEFHQSVISQYRVQSTPVTIQVVNVKEGIAFRPASKRFTVQKGISSKKLVNYVLGTYQAIDEDTGKAASYVKYMMGRNDGGLLFIDSKTAQIKFVKNIDRDSTFIVNKTITAEVLAIDENTGKTSTGTVYVEVPGFNENCPTIVLEKKTICSSQPSVVVSARALDNKFTGPYTFSLEEQPLKLPVVWSITTLNATSALLNAQQPLSPGTHSISLTVTDSQDRQCETPESLSLEVCQCDNRDTCRTPNGNKDSERIGGKTSSGRLGPAAIGLLLLGLLLLLLAPLLLLTCDCGAGPIGGVTGGFIPVPDGSEGTIHQWGIEGAHPEDKEITNIRVPPITANGADFMENSEVCTNTYAGGTVVEGASGMELTTKLGAATGSGAAAGFGAATGLGIGSARQSGTMRTRHSTGGTNKDYGEGAVNMNFLDSYFSQKAFACAEEDDAQEANDCLLIYDNEGMGAPSSPVGSLGCCSFIADELDESFLDSLGPKFKKLAEISLGIDDEAKQSQPPSKDSHFGIESCSYSLGVQQSESVRGQTLSGHQGASALSASGAALQPAISIPDPLQHGSYTVTETYSASGSLVQPSTTVSEPLLTQNVIVTERVICPISNVPGSLQTPMELRGSRNMICTEDPCSRLI; translated from the exons GTGCTCATATTGGTTCATGGAGAACTGCGAATAGAG ACAAAGGGTCAACACGGAGAAGATGATATTGCAGTCCAAGGCAAAAGGAGATACAAACGTGAATGGGTGAAATTTGCGAAACcctgcagagaaagagaagacaactCGAAAAAAAATCCAATCGCCAAA ATTACATCAGATTTCCAAGCAACCCAGAAAATTACCTACCGAATTTCTGGAATGGGAATTGATCAACCCCCTTTTGGAATCTTTGTTGTTGACAAAAACACTGGAGACATTAACATAACAGCCATAGTTGATCGTGAGGAAACTCCAAGCTTCTTG ATCACATGTCATGCTCTAAATGCCCTAGGACAAGATGTAGAGAAACCACTTATATTAACAGTTAAAATTTTAGATGTCAATGACAATCCTCCAGTATTTTCACAAAGTATATTCATGggtgaaattgaagaaaacagtGCTTCAA ACTCACTGGTGATGATATTAAATGCCACAGACGCAGATGAACCAAACCACATGAACTCTAAAATTGCCTTCAAAATTGTGTCTCAGGAACCGGCGGGCACAGCCATGTTTCTCCTAAGCAGACACACTGGGGAAGTCCGTACTTTAACCAGTTCTCTGGATCGAGAG CAAGTTAGCAGCTATCGTCTGATTGTGAGTGGTGCCGACAAAGATGGAGAAGGACTATCAACTCAATGTGAATGCAGTATCAAAGTGAAAGATGTTAATGATAATTTCCCAATGTTCAGAGAATCTCAG TATTCAGCACGTATTGaggaaaatactttaaattctGAGTTGCTTAGATTTCAAGTTATAGATTGGGACGAAGAATTCACAGATAATTGGCTTGCAGTGTATTTCTTTACCTCCGGAAATGAAGGGAATTGGTTCGAAATACAAACTGATCCCAGGACTAATGAAGGCATCCTGAAGGTAGTTAAG gcTCTAGATTATGAACAACTACAAAATGTACAACTTGGTATTGCAGTCAAAAACAAAGCTGAATTTCACCAATCAGTAATTTCTCAATATCGAGTGCAGTCAACCCCAGTCACGATTCAAGTAGTCAACGTGAAAGAAGGAATTGCATTCCGTCCTGCTTCCAAGAGATTTACTGTGCAGAAAGGCATAAGTAGTAAAAAACTGGTCAATTATGTTCTGGGAACATATCAAGCCATTGATGAGGACACTGGAAAAGCCGCCTCATACGTCAA GTATATGATGGGGCGTAATGATGGTGGTTTACTATTCATTGATTCAAAAACTGCTCAGATCAAATTTGTCAAAAACATCGATCGGGATTCTACTTTCATAGTTAACAAGACAATCACAGCTGAGGTTCTGGCCATAGatg AAAACACGGGTAAAACTTCTACAGGCACCGTATATGTTGAAGTACCTGGTTTTAATGAAAATTGTCCAACAATCGTCCTTGAGAAGAAAACCATTTGTAGTTCACAGCCTTCTGTGGTTGTCTCAGCTAGAGCACTAGACAATAAATTTACTGGCCCCTACACATTTTCTCTGGAGGAACAACCACTAAAATTGCCAGTTGTGTGGAGTATCACAACACTCAATG CTACTTCCGCACTCCTAAATGCCCAGCAGCCGCTATCTCCTGGAACGCACAGCATCTCCCTCACAGTTACCGACAGTCAGGACAGACAGTGCGAGACACCAGAGAGCCTAAGTCTGGAAGTCTGCCAGTGTGACAACAGGGACACCTGTAGAACTCCTAATGGGAACAAAGACTCTGAACGCATAGGTGGAAAGACATCATCAGGGAGGCTGGGGCCTGCAGCCATCGGCCTGCTACTCCTTGGTCTTTTGCTGTTGCTAT TGGCCCCCCTTCTGCTGCTGACCTGTGACTGTGGGGCAGGTCCTATCGGGGGAGTGACGGGAGGATTTATCCCAGTTCCTGATGGTTCAGAAGGAACAATTCATCAGTGGGGAATCGAAGGAGCCCATCCTGAAGACAAG GAAATCACAAATATTCGTGTGCCACCTatcactgccaacggagccgatTTCATGGAAAATTCTG aAGTTTGTACGAATACATATGCTGGAGGGACAGTGGTGGAAGGAGCCTCGGGAATGGAACTGACCACCAAGCTTGGAGCTGCCACAGGATCTGGAGCTGCTGCAGGATTTGGAGCAGCCACTGGACTTGGCATTGGTTCTGCGAGACAGTCTGGAACGATGAGAACAAGGCATTCCACTGGAGGAACCAATAAAGACTATGGTGAAGGAGCAGTGAACATGAATTTCCTGGACTCCTATTTTTCTCAG AAAGCATTTGCCTGTGCAGAGGAAGACGATGCCCAGGAAGCAAATGACTGCTTGCTGATCTATGATAATGAAGGAATGGGTGCCCCCAGTTCTCCCGTGGGCTCCTTGGGTTGTTGCAGTTTTATTGCCGATGAGCTGGATGAAAGCTTCTTGGACTCGCTCGGccccaaatttaaaaaacttgCAGAGATAAGTCTCGGGATCGATGATGAAGCCAAACAATCTCAGCCACCTTCCAAAGACAGCCATTTTGGGATTGAATCCTGCAGCTATTCCCTAGGAGTCCAACAGTCAGAATCTGTTAGGGGCCAGACTTTGTCCGGCCATCAAGGAGCTTCTGCTTTGTCTGCTTCCGGCGCTGCTCTCCAACCAGCCATTTCCATTCCTGACCCTTTGCAGCATGGTAGCTATACGGTAACAGAGACTTACTCGGCCTCTGGTTCTCTCGTGCAACCTTCCACTACAGTTTCTGAGCCGCTTCTCACGCAAAATGTAATAGTGACAGAAAGGGTGATTTGTCCCATTTCCAATGTTCCTGGCAGCCTACAAACTCCGATGGAGCTACGGGGGTCACGTAATATGATCTGTACAGAAGATCCTTGTTCCCGTCTGATATGA